From a single Brassica napus cultivar Da-Ae chromosome C9, Da-Ae, whole genome shotgun sequence genomic region:
- the LOC106417786 gene encoding gibberellin-regulated protein 14 codes for MALSLLSVFIFLQVFRNIVFAASNEESKISVPPSPSYKPSPPLVKPSTLPTTPIKPPTTTPPVKSPATPVTPTKPPVKSYPPQVKPPTSPLVKPPTYKPPTPTVKPPTKPPVQPPTYKPPTPLVKPPSIPPVKPPTAPVKPTPTTPVTTPPPVKPPVNPIPSPPVNAPPVKPPTPPAKPPTPPPVRTRIDCVSLCGTRCGQHSRQNVCTRACVTCCYRCKCVPPGTYGNKEKCGSCYANMKTRGGRPKCP; via the exons ATGGCTCTCTCACTTCTTTCTGTCTTCATCTTTCTTCAAGTCTTTAGAAAT ATTGTTTTTGCTGCTTCAAATGAAGAATCCAAG ATCTCTGTACCACCGTCTCCGTCGTACAAACCCTCACCGCCACTGGTTAAGCCATCCACACTGCCTACAACTCCGATTAAACCACCCACCACAACACCCCCAGTCAAATCTCCAGCCACTCCGGTTACACCAACCAAACCGCCGGTTAAATCATACCCACCTCAGGTTAAACCACCCACATCACCACTTGTCAAACCACCTACGTACAAACCCCCAACGCCAACGGTCAAACCACCCACAAAACCACCGGTTCAACCACCTACATACAAACCCCCAACGCCACTGGTTAAGCCACCCTCGATCCCACCAGTCAAACCACCTACAGCGCCAGTTAAACCAACCCCGACAACACCGGTTACGACACCACCACCGGTTAAACCACCTGTGAACCCAATCCCATCACCTCCGGTCAATGCACCACCTGTTAAACCACCGACACCTCCGGCCAAACCTCCGACACCACCTCCCGTTAGAACTCGGATAG ATTGCGTGTCTTTATGTGGGACACGATGTGGCCAACACTCAAGGCAGAACGTATGTACGAGGGCGTGCGTCACGTGCTGCTACCGCTGCAAGTGCGTACCCCCTGGCACGTACGGTAATAAGGAAAAGTGTGGATCTTGTTACGCCAACATGAAGACACGTGGCGGCAGACCCAAATGTCCTTAA
- the LOC106418349 gene encoding protein NRT1/ PTR FAMILY 5.8, whose protein sequence is MAGGGKRRGLSKSCALLIVIAGIERYAFKGVASNLVTYLTDVVKMSNSRAATTVNTWSGFTFMLPLFSAPFADSYRERFFTILASSSLYFVGLVGLTLTAFAGSRSTTTTISIFFLYTSLSLVALGLGVLNPSLQAFGADQLDHDLGHDHEQDQEPSSENKEVKSDRKSQFFQWWYFGVCAGSLLGVTVMAYIQDTFGWVLGFAIPTGSMLLLIFLFLCGCGVYVYADQGSHLKSRPFQRIFDTIKGVVTRRSKITLENNHDLNAMELELQGKPLCNCSNTEATTTTTTTNTSTKSLAGDESSKTGFSSLKTIKLLLRLLPIWTMLLMFAVIFEQPATFFTKQGMAMKRNIGPNFKIPPATLQSTITLSIILLMPLYDKVLIPMAKKISKNEKGITVMTRMGIGMFISIIAIVIAALVERKRLKISKEMKTSPNTTEPLSIFWLLPQYILLGISDIFTVVGMQEFFYSEVPVRMRAMGFALYTSVFGVGSFVSAALISVIESYTKSRGGKHNWFADDMSEARLDNYDWLLALTSAISFFMYIVICKYFKSSSDEDEDKCDETS, encoded by the exons ATGGCTGGAGGAGGTAAAAGAAGAggacttagcaaatcttgtgcCCTTCTCATAGTGATTGCCGGGATAGAGAGATATGCATTTAAAGGAGTTGCATCAAACTTAGTGACTTATTTAACTGATGTGGTAAAGATGAGCAATTCAAGAGCAGCCACGACTGTTAACACTTGGAGTGGCTTCACTTTCATGTTGCCTCTCTTCTCTGCTCCTTTCGCCGATTCTTACAGGGAAAGATTCTTCACCATCctcgcttcttcttctctataCTTTGTT GGACTAGTGGGATTGACATTGACGGCATTTGCCGGGTCACGTTCCACTACTACAACCATATCTATTTTCTTCCTGTACACTTCACTTAGCCTCGTCGCTCTCGGCCTAGGCGTCTTAAACCCATCTCTTCAAGCATTTGGTGCTGACCAGCTTGACCACGACCTTGGCCATGACCATGAACAAGACCAAGAGCCATCCTCAGAGAACAAAGAAGTCAAATCGGACCGCAAGTCTCAGTTTTTCCAATGGTGGTACTTTGGTGTCTGCGCCGGTAGTCTTCTAGGAGTCACAGTCATGGCTTATATCCAAGACACATTTGGTTGGGTTCTCGGTTTTGCAATCCCAACCGGTTCCATGTTACTATTGATCTTCTTGTTCCTATGCGGCTGCGGAGTTTATGTCTATGCTGATCAGGGTTCACACCTAAAATCTAGACCATTTCAAAGGATCTTTGATACGATCAAAGGAGTAGTGACGAGAAGAAGTAAGATCACTCTTGAGAACAACCACGATTTAAATGCCATGGAGCTAGA gCTGCAAGGGAAGCCTCTATGTAACTGTAGCAACACTGAAGCTACTACCACTACCACTACCACTAATACTAGTACAAAGAGCTTAGCTGGTGATGAAAGCAGCAAAACAGGTTTCTCCAGCCTCAAAACCATCAAGCTATTGCTTCGGTTATTACCCATATGGACGATGCTTCTAATGTTCGCCGTTATATTCGAACAACCAGCGACATTTTTCACAAAGCAAGGTATGGCTATGAAGAGAAACATCGGACCAAACTTCAAAATCCCACCCGCAACGCTACAAAGCACAATCACCTTGTCTATAATCCTTCTCATGCCGTTATACGACAAAGTCTTGATCCCTATGGCCAAGAAAATATCGAAAAACGAAAAGGGTATTACCGTCATGACAAGAATGGGAATCGGCATGTTCATATCCATCATTGCCATCGTTATAGCCGCGTTAGTCGAAAGAAAAAGACTAAAGATAAGCAAAGAGATGAAGACTTCACCGAATACTACAGAACCGTTGAGCATATTCTGGCTCTTACCTCAATATATTCTACTAGGAATCTCGGATATTTTCACGGTTGTAGGGATGCAAGAGTTCTTCTACAGCGAGGTTCCTGTTAGAATGAGAGCGATGGGGTTTGCGTTGTACACGAGTGTTTTTGGTGTGGGGAGTTTCGTGAGCGCTGCGTTGATATCTGTGATAGAGAGTTACACGAAGTCAAGAGGTGGGAAACATAACTGGTTTGCAGATGATATGTCGGAAGCTAGACTTGATAACTATGATTGGCTTTTGGCGCTCACAAGCGCTATTAGCTTTTTCATGTATATTGTAATTTGCAAGTATTTTAAGAGTAGTAGTGATGAGGATGAGGATAAATGCGATGAAACTAGTTGA
- the LOC106416416 gene encoding senescence-associated carboxylesterase 101-like, producing MDFSSLKGFELGKLVLSSGLLHSSWNKISELRASRAHQVQTPGLGIKIFQETKYTVVVFVAPPINLSCPLNSASTILSGTQDQNPFHFLCSEKISFSLHTPAFQLFVSAYNNNLLHLKSKLLHLLESKEHVIITGAALGGSVASLFTLWLLETVEPTLKRPLCITFGSPLIGDAKLQEILENSLRNSCFLHVAYASQTPINTDFKPFGTFLICFDSECISIDDPEAVMELLGGTNTDQVVGLIDYGKVLDRLDQTVMEDSRLMIDDIISRMDERAEKKKLRYDQLKKLNDIKISMIYIEWYKKKSKMEKTGYYDRFKTHLASSVSPFDIDIEKRKREVNDYWRSLVDEVEKKPQSEKSLLKTRSLFSGNNYRRMVEPLDIAEYYHNGGREYRASGRSRHYVMLEKWFKEEKIEPVRCVKRDLSDLLTFDSCFWSEVEEALMVSKCLKTQDGEREVLLRKVVRFEEYVWEMIRKREVSPEIFLEKSSFMKWWKEYKEIIKGFHSSHFTKFMNDRMYESYGQAC from the exons ATGGATTTTTCTTCACT AAAAGGCTTTGAGCTGGGGAAGCTTGTGTTGAGCTCTGGTCTTTTACACAGCTCATGGAATAAGATCTCAGAGTTACGTGCATCAAGAGCCCATCAGGTTCAAACTCCAGGTCTAGGAATCAAGATTTTCCAAGAAACCAAATACACGGTTGTTGTTTTTGTCGCACCACCGATAAACTTGAGTTGTCCGTTAAACTCTGCTTCTACAATTCTTTCTGGGACGCAAGATCAAAACCCTTTTCATTTCCTCTGCTCCGAGAAGATCTCCTTCTCTCTTCACACCCCTGCTTTTCAGCTCTTTGTCTCTGCCTACAATAACAATCTCCTCCACCTCAAATCAAAG TTGCTCCATTTGCTTGAGTCAAAGGAACATGTGATCATTACCGGAGCTGCTCTAGGAGGATCGGTCGCATCTCTCTTTACACTATGGCTTCTAGAAACAGTCGAGCCAACTCTAAAACGTCCACTGTGCATCACATTTGGCTCACCTCTAATCGGAGACGCTAAGCTACAAGAGATTCTTGAAAACTCCTTGAGAAACTCATGTTTCCTCCACGTGGCTTATGCTTCACAAACTCCCATCAACACAGACTTCAAGCCTTTCGGAACGTTCTTGATATGTTTCGACTCCGAATGTATATCCATCGATGACCCTGAAGCCGTCATGGAGCTACTAGGCGGTACTAATACGGACCAAGTAGTAGGTTTGATAGACTACGGCAAAGTTCTTGATCGTTTGGATCAAACGGTGATGGAGGATTCAAGATTGATGATAGATGATATTATCAGTAGAATGGATGAACGTgctgagaagaagaagctgcgTTATGATCAGCTCAAGAAACTAAACGACATCAAAATATCAATGATATATATAGAATGGTACAAAAAGAAAAGCAAGATGGAGAAAACCGGTTACTACGACCGGTTCAAGACCCATCTCGCGTCTAGTGTTTCACCCTTCGACATAGATATCGAGAAGCGCAAAAGAGAGGTCAACGATTACTGGAGATCACTGGTTGACGAAGTTGAGAAGAAGCCTCAGAGTGAAAAGTCTCTCCTCAAGACAAGGTCTCTCTTCTCCGGGAACAACTACAGACGCATGGTCGAGCCGCTAGACATTGCTGAGTATTACCATAATGGTGGGAGAGAGTACAGAGCCTCTGGAAGGTCGAGACACTATGTTATGTTGGAGAAATGGTTTAAGGAGGAAAAGATAGAACCGGTTAGATGCGTGAAGAGGGATTTGAGTGATCTTTTGACgtttgattcttgtttctgGTCTGAAGTTGAGGAAGCTTTGATGGTGAGCAAGTGTCTTAAGACACAAGACGGTGAGAGAGAGGTGTTGTTGAGGAAGGTTGTGAGGTTTGAAGAGTACGTGTGGGAGATGATAAGAAAACGTGAGGTTTCGCCGGAGATTTTCTTGGAGAAGAGCAGTTTCATGAAGTGGTGGAAAGAGTACAAAGAGATCATCAAAGGGTTTCATTCTTCACACTTCACCAAGTTTATGAATGATAGGATGTACGAGAGTTATGGTCAAGCCTGCTGA